From a single Anaerolineales bacterium genomic region:
- a CDS encoding TIGR03618 family F420-dependent PPOX class oxidoreductase: MMKIPDSVKQLIASAPLAHLTTLNADGSPQVTVVWVGIQDDEFVCAHMTAYQKVRNIQNDPRVALSMLGYKKTELGLQEYLVVYGNAYLTEGGAADLLQKLAYSYIAPDVEFPPESVRNQPGFITHIVPQRFAGVGAWK, translated from the coding sequence ATGATGAAAATCCCCGACTCTGTAAAACAATTGATCGCCAGCGCCCCGCTCGCGCATTTGACCACACTCAACGCGGACGGCAGTCCACAGGTGACGGTGGTGTGGGTTGGCATACAGGACGATGAATTCGTCTGCGCCCACATGACCGCGTATCAGAAAGTCAGGAACATTCAGAACGACCCGCGTGTGGCCTTATCCATGCTGGGGTACAAAAAGACGGAATTGGGCTTGCAGGAATATCTGGTCGTGTACGGGAACGCCTACCTGACCGAAGGCGGCGCGGCGGACTTACTGCAAAAACTGGCGTATTCCTATATCGCTCCCGATGTGGAATTCCCGCCTGAATCGGTTCGTAATCAGCCTGGTTTCATCACGCACATCGTCCCACAAAGGTTTGCGGGCGTTGGGGCGTGGAAGTGA
- a CDS encoding 4a-hydroxytetrahydrobiopterin dehydratase, translated as MTDLAAGKCIPCRKGDPALTDAEIAELMPQIPAWELIEADGIRRLQRVFKFKNYVETMAFVNKIAMTAEKEDHHPLMVVEWGRVTVQWWTHVVNGLYQNDFVMAAKTDEMM; from the coding sequence ATGACCGACCTTGCCGCTGGAAAATGCATTCCCTGCCGCAAAGGCGACCCCGCGTTGACCGATGCCGAGATCGCGGAGTTGATGCCGCAGATCCCCGCATGGGAATTGATTGAAGCGGACGGCATCCGGCGTTTGCAGCGTGTGTTCAAATTCAAGAATTACGTCGAGACGATGGCGTTCGTGAACAAGATCGCGATGACCGCCGAAAAGGAAGACCACCATCCGCTGATGGTGGTCGAGTGGGGCAGGGTCACCGTGCAGTGGTGGACGCATGTGGTGAATGGCTTGTATCAGAACGATTTCGTCATGGCGGCGAAGACGGATGAGATGATGTAG
- a CDS encoding bifunctional transaldolase/phosoglucose isomerase, translated as MSESIKKLTSLGQSLWYDNIQRKLLVNGELNAMIERGDIRGVTSNPTIFQNAIAKTNDYDAALIPLAWGGWDAERIFWQLAVEDIREACDLFAPLYEKTKGGDGYVSIEVSPYLARDTEGTIKQAQELWGRVNRPNLMVKIPATKEGIPAIRASIAAGINVNVTLIFSLTRYAEVMDAYLAGLEDRTSKDLPIHHIASVASFFVSRVDSKIDPKLPEDSPLRGKAAIANAKLAYESFESIFTSPRFATLKARFRARAQRPLWASTGTKNPNYSDTLYVDELIGPDTVNTVPPATLDAFRDHGKAALTVTRDLDDAQKVFVDLKTLGISMSTVTQELEDEGVQAFADAFKTLLDAIDERRKSALASISPITDSVSERLSQLEMDSFPKRLWEHDATLWTSDSAGQAEVKIRLGWLDSVEDARQRLDSYLEFAKQVHDEKIDRVLVIGMGGSSLTAEVLSSLMAGFGVMAKLSLAILDSTDPQQVARAVADYPPDKALYIVASKSGGTAELMAAFDYLWELSKGNGSRFVAITDAGTSLEKLAQERGFRKIFNADPNVGGRFSALTDFGLVPAALLGMDMEQLLGAAERMRKQSLADVSAARNPGAALGALMAESALMGRDKLTVVADASVSALAGWVEQVIAESSGKDGKGILPVALEPLGAPDVYGDDRLFVYLKSTGELEAGIAELKSAGFPVVEFPIESPYDAGAEFFRWEVAIATACHILGINAFDQPDVQDSKLRTIAKIKDFQTTGSLAEADLVDAANAKGELEAFLSDPKSGEFITINAYLPRTGEMIEVIQGLRVVIREKTKLPVTAGFGPRFQHSTGQFHKGGPNKGRFIQVVYDAEVDMDIPTQGLTFGTLLRAQALGDYEALKAAGRKVLRVRLSTLSEMGKLTELLK; from the coding sequence ATGTCTGAATCTATAAAAAAACTTACATCTCTCGGACAATCCCTCTGGTACGACAACATTCAGAGAAAATTACTGGTCAACGGCGAGCTGAACGCCATGATTGAGCGCGGCGATATTCGCGGCGTGACGTCGAACCCGACCATCTTCCAGAACGCCATCGCGAAGACGAACGATTACGACGCGGCATTGATTCCGCTGGCGTGGGGCGGCTGGGACGCGGAAAGAATCTTCTGGCAGCTAGCCGTGGAAGATATTCGAGAAGCGTGTGATCTTTTTGCGCCGCTGTACGAAAAGACCAAAGGCGGAGATGGCTATGTCAGCATCGAAGTCAGCCCGTATCTGGCGCGCGATACCGAAGGCACTATTAAACAAGCGCAGGAACTTTGGGGTCGTGTGAATCGCCCGAACCTGATGGTGAAGATCCCTGCTACAAAAGAAGGCATTCCTGCCATCCGTGCCAGCATTGCGGCGGGCATCAACGTCAACGTCACGCTGATCTTTTCGCTCACGCGCTACGCCGAAGTGATGGACGCCTATCTCGCGGGTCTCGAAGACCGCACATCAAAAGACCTGCCCATTCATCACATCGCGTCAGTCGCTTCGTTCTTCGTCTCGCGCGTTGATTCCAAGATCGACCCCAAACTCCCCGAAGATTCTCCCTTGCGCGGTAAAGCCGCCATCGCCAACGCAAAACTCGCGTACGAATCGTTTGAGTCCATTTTCACGTCGCCGCGTTTTGCCACGCTCAAAGCCCGTTTCCGCGCGCGTGCCCAGCGTCCGTTGTGGGCGTCCACGGGCACGAAGAATCCAAACTATTCCGACACGCTGTACGTGGATGAACTCATCGGTCCCGACACCGTCAACACCGTGCCGCCCGCCACGCTCGATGCCTTCCGCGATCACGGCAAGGCGGCGCTCACCGTCACCCGCGATCTCGACGACGCGCAAAAAGTTTTCGTTGACCTGAAAACGCTTGGTATTTCGATGAGCACGGTCACACAAGAGTTGGAAGACGAAGGCGTGCAGGCGTTTGCCGATGCGTTCAAGACCTTGCTGGATGCGATTGACGAACGACGCAAGTCCGCGCTCGCTTCGATCTCCCCGATAACTGATTCTGTTTCCGAGCGTTTATCCCAGCTCGAAATGGATTCGTTCCCCAAGCGCCTGTGGGAACACGATGCAACGTTATGGACGAGTGATTCCGCTGGACAAGCCGAAGTGAAAATCCGCCTCGGCTGGCTGGACTCGGTCGAAGATGCCCGCCAGCGGTTGGACAGTTATCTTGAATTTGCAAAGCAAGTCCATGACGAAAAAATTGACCGCGTGCTGGTGATCGGCATGGGCGGCTCATCGCTGACCGCCGAAGTGCTCAGTTCGTTGATGGCAGGCTTTGGCGTGATGGCAAAACTTTCGCTTGCGATTCTCGATTCGACCGACCCGCAGCAGGTGGCTCGGGCGGTGGCGGATTATCCGCCCGATAAAGCCTTGTACATCGTCGCCAGCAAATCGGGCGGCACCGCGGAGTTGATGGCGGCGTTCGATTATCTGTGGGAGTTGAGCAAGGGGAACGGCTCGCGCTTTGTCGCCATCACCGATGCTGGCACATCGCTCGAAAAACTCGCGCAGGAGCGCGGCTTCCGCAAGATCTTCAACGCGGACCCGAACGTCGGCGGGCGTTTCTCCGCGCTGACCGATTTCGGCTTGGTCCCTGCGGCGTTGCTCGGCATGGACATGGAGCAACTGCTCGGCGCGGCGGAGCGGATGCGCAAGCAATCACTGGCGGATGTCTCTGCGGCGCGCAATCCTGGCGCGGCGTTGGGCGCTCTGATGGCAGAATCCGCTTTGATGGGCAGAGACAAGTTGACCGTCGTCGCTGATGCGTCTGTGTCCGCGTTGGCGGGGTGGGTCGAGCAGGTCATCGCCGAATCCAGCGGCAAGGACGGGAAGGGCATCCTGCCTGTGGCGTTGGAGCCGTTGGGCGCACCCGATGTCTACGGCGACGACAGGCTGTTCGTGTATCTCAAGTCCACTGGCGAGTTGGAAGCGGGGATTGCCGAGTTGAAGAGCGCGGGCTTTCCTGTGGTCGAGTTCCCGATTGAGAGCCCGTATGATGCGGGCGCGGAGTTCTTCCGCTGGGAGGTTGCGATTGCGACGGCATGCCATATTTTGGGTATCAACGCCTTCGACCAGCCCGATGTGCAAGATAGCAAGTTGCGCACGATTGCAAAGATCAAAGATTTTCAGACGACTGGTTCGCTTGCCGAAGCGGATTTGGTGGACGCGGCTAACGCAAAAGGGGAGTTGGAAGCGTTTCTGTCTGATCCGAAATCTGGTGAATTCATTACCATCAATGCCTACCTGCCGCGCACGGGTGAAATGATCGAAGTGATTCAGGGTTTGCGTGTAGTCATTCGTGAGAAAACCAAGCTGCCCGTTACGGCTGGATTCGGTCCGCGCTTCCAACATTCGACGGGGCAGTTCCACAAGGGCGGTCCCAACAAGGGACGCTTCATTCAGGTGGTGTACGATGCCGAGGTGGACATGGATATCCCCACGCAGGGATTGACCTTCGGCACGCTGCTCCGCGCGCAGGCGCTGGGGGATTACGAAGCGTTGAAGGCGGCGGGACGCAAGGTGCTGCGGGTGAGGTTGTCCACGCTGTCTGAGATGGGAAAATTGACGGAGTTATTGAAATGA
- the rpiB gene encoding ribose 5-phosphate isomerase B — MKVAVGCDHAGFPLKDVVVEAVKAAGHEVIDVGTFSADAVDFPDFTKKVGEKVQSGEAERGILICGSGIGAAIAANKMKGIYASICHDTYSAAQGVAHDAMNVLCMGGRVIGPELVRVLVPAFLNARYLGEDPSGERYARRVGKIKKMEEEN, encoded by the coding sequence ATGAAAGTAGCAGTCGGTTGTGACCACGCGGGATTTCCGCTCAAGGATGTCGTCGTCGAAGCGGTGAAAGCCGCCGGACATGAAGTGATCGATGTCGGCACGTTCAGCGCGGATGCGGTGGACTTTCCCGATTTCACGAAAAAAGTCGGCGAGAAAGTGCAGAGCGGCGAAGCCGAGCGCGGAATTTTAATCTGCGGATCGGGCATCGGCGCGGCGATCGCGGCGAATAAAATGAAAGGCATTTACGCCTCGATCTGTCATGATACCTATTCCGCCGCGCAAGGCGTGGCACACGACGCCATGAATGTCTTGTGTATGGGCGGGCGCGTGATCGGACCTGAACTCGTGAGAGTCCTAGTGCCTGCATTTTTGAACGCCCGCTATCTCGGCGAAGACCCAAGCGGGGAACGCTATGCGCGGCGGGTGGGGAAGATAAAAAAAATGGAAGAAGAAAACTAG
- the tkt gene encoding transketolase has protein sequence MTTQQLQSRAINALRFLSADGVQKANSGHPGLPMGAAAMAFTIWTRHLRHNPRNPKWMGRDRFVLSGGHGSMLLYSLLHLTGYDLHLEQLQNFRQWDSLTPGHPEYDLTPGVEVTTGPLGQGFANGVGMAIAASHLAAVFNKPDYELIDSYIYAIVTDGDLMEGVASEAASLAGHLSLGRLIYLYDDNKISIDGSTDLAFTEDRAKRFEAYGWHVQRVDDGNDVDAIDNAIQAAKADPRPSIIMCRTVIGYGAPKRQGTAKAHGEPLGDEELDAAKDNLGWEKEPRFFIPNDVLAFYRQAVDRGRELEAGWKKRFDAYKKAHPELGGELARRLNGDLPADWESVLPKFPADSKGMATRAASGKVINALAQILPELIGGSADLAPSNNTKIDGSPAFQEDSPEGRNFHFGVREHAMGSILNGMSIFGGVIPYGATFLVFADYMRAAVRLAALSHYPSIFIFTHDSVGLGEDGPTHQPVEHLTSLRLIPNLMVIRPADANETAQAWKVAIENRHGPTVLALTRQALPVLDMPTSVEKGAYVLKDFGTPEMILMASGSEVTLILEAAQKLADEGRGVRVVSFPSWELFEKQDEAYRESVLPKSIQKRLAVEAGSGLGWERYAESVISIERFGASAPYKVIFEKLGFTVENVVKRAKEL, from the coding sequence ATGACAACACAACAACTTCAATCCCGCGCGATCAACGCACTTCGTTTCCTCTCCGCCGACGGCGTCCAAAAGGCGAATTCCGGCCACCCCGGTCTTCCCATGGGCGCGGCGGCGATGGCATTCACCATCTGGACCCGCCACCTGAGACATAATCCCCGCAATCCAAAATGGATGGGACGCGACCGCTTCGTCCTTTCGGGCGGGCATGGTTCCATGCTTCTGTATTCGCTTCTCCATTTGACCGGATACGACCTACATCTCGAGCAATTGCAGAACTTCCGCCAGTGGGACAGCCTCACGCCCGGACATCCCGAATACGACTTGACCCCCGGCGTGGAAGTGACCACCGGTCCGCTCGGGCAGGGCTTTGCGAACGGCGTGGGTATGGCAATTGCGGCGTCGCATCTCGCTGCGGTGTTCAACAAACCTGATTACGAATTGATCGATTCTTACATCTACGCCATCGTAACGGACGGTGACCTGATGGAAGGCGTCGCGTCCGAAGCCGCATCGCTGGCGGGGCATCTCTCGCTCGGGCGGCTGATCTACCTCTACGACGACAACAAGATTTCGATTGACGGCTCCACTGACCTTGCCTTCACTGAAGACCGCGCCAAACGCTTCGAAGCATACGGCTGGCACGTCCAACGCGTGGACGATGGCAATGATGTGGATGCGATCGACAACGCCATCCAAGCCGCCAAGGCTGACCCGCGCCCGTCCATTATCATGTGCCGTACGGTCATCGGCTACGGCGCGCCAAAACGACAGGGGACTGCCAAGGCGCATGGTGAACCGCTCGGCGACGAAGAGCTGGACGCTGCCAAGGACAACCTCGGCTGGGAAAAAGAACCGCGTTTCTTCATTCCCAACGATGTGCTGGCGTTCTATCGTCAAGCCGTGGATCGTGGACGCGAACTCGAAGCCGGCTGGAAGAAGCGCTTCGATGCCTACAAAAAGGCGCATCCCGAACTTGGGGGTGAATTGGCGCGCCGCCTGAACGGCGACCTGCCCGCAGACTGGGAATCCGTACTCCCGAAATTCCCCGCCGACTCGAAAGGTATGGCGACCCGCGCCGCTTCGGGCAAGGTCATCAACGCGCTCGCACAGATACTGCCCGAACTCATCGGCGGCTCCGCGGATCTGGCTCCCTCGAACAATACAAAAATTGACGGCTCGCCCGCCTTCCAAGAAGACTCTCCCGAAGGACGCAATTTCCATTTTGGCGTGCGCGAACATGCAATGGGATCGATCCTCAATGGCATGTCCATTTTTGGCGGTGTGATTCCCTACGGCGCGACCTTCCTCGTTTTTGCCGATTATATGCGCGCGGCAGTCCGCCTCGCGGCGCTCTCGCATTACCCGTCCATTTTTATTTTCACGCATGACAGCGTTGGATTGGGCGAAGATGGACCGACTCACCAACCCGTTGAGCATCTGACCTCCCTGCGATTGATTCCCAATCTGATGGTCATCCGCCCCGCCGATGCGAACGAGACCGCACAGGCGTGGAAGGTTGCAATTGAAAATAGACATGGTCCCACCGTGCTGGCGTTGACCCGCCAGGCATTGCCTGTGCTGGATATGCCCACTTCCGTTGAAAAGGGCGCGTATGTTTTGAAGGATTTTGGCACGCCCGAAATGATATTGATGGCGTCTGGCTCGGAGGTGACTCTGATTCTCGAAGCTGCGCAAAAACTCGCGGACGAAGGCAGGGGGGTGCGCGTGGTCTCCTTCCCCAGTTGGGAACTGTTCGAGAAACAGGATGAGGCGTATCGTGAGTCGGTGTTGCCGAAAAGCATCCAGAAGCGGCTCGCTGTCGAAGCGGGATCAGGTCTCGGCTGGGAGAGATACGCGGAGTCCGTCATCAGCATCGAGCGCTTTGGCGCATCCGCTCCGTACAAGGTCATCTTCGAGAAACTTGGCTTCACGGTGGAGAATGTGGTGAAGCGCGCAAAAGAATTATGA
- a CDS encoding DUF429 domain-containing protein — protein sequence MFFTNSVFVGIDPTSSQKSFTYAALDKGMNLVALAHGELDDVTAFLAGQQSAVVAVNAPASVNRGLVRSKLKKEMLTPHKVRAAEYRVAEYELRERGITVSGTPSKVEACPAWVQVGFSLYRMLEKIGFKKYPAEEATHQILETHPHACYCVMAGDVPQPKPSLEGKIQRQLLLYECGVRIKDPMDFFEEITRYKMTKGIWPLDLLYQPEELDALVAAYTAWLAANKHEHISFVGDPKEGVIVLPERELKEKY from the coding sequence ATGTTTTTCACCAACTCTGTATTTGTAGGCATCGACCCGACCTCGTCCCAAAAGTCCTTCACGTATGCCGCGTTGGACAAGGGGATGAATCTTGTCGCGCTGGCGCACGGCGAATTGGATGATGTGACCGCATTTCTCGCGGGTCAGCAATCGGCGGTGGTGGCGGTCAACGCGCCGGCCAGCGTCAACCGAGGATTGGTGCGCAGTAAATTGAAGAAGGAAATGCTCACACCGCACAAGGTCCGCGCGGCGGAATACCGCGTGGCGGAATATGAACTGCGCGAGCGCGGCATTACTGTTTCAGGCACGCCCTCCAAAGTAGAAGCCTGTCCCGCCTGGGTGCAGGTTGGTTTCTCGTTATACCGCATGCTGGAAAAGATAGGTTTCAAAAAATACCCCGCCGAGGAAGCAACGCACCAGATTTTGGAGACCCATCCGCATGCCTGTTATTGTGTGATGGCGGGGGATGTGCCGCAGCCCAAGCCATCGCTGGAGGGAAAGATCCAACGGCAGTTGCTCTTATATGAGTGTGGCGTCCGCATCAAGGACCCGATGGATTTCTTCGAAGAGATCACGCGCTATAAGATGACCAAAGGCATCTGGCCCCTCGACCTGTTGTATCAACCCGAGGAACTCGACGCGCTGGTTGCCGCATATACCGCCTGGCTGGCGGCGAACAAACACGAACACATCTCCTTTGTGGGCGATCCAAAGGAAGGGGTCATCGTTTTGCCCGAAAGGGAGTTGAAAGAAAAATATTAA
- a CDS encoding TlpA disulfide reductase family protein, whose translation MTRFQRIILYLLLLIAGGSWIVLSAETGTFAASAPAPQKGFMAPDFSLKTPTGETYTLSELKGLAVLVNLWATWCPPCRAEMPAIEKMYNEYKEQGFIVLAVNSTVQDNPLAITPFTDEYNLTFPILLDELGEVSRAYQVRSLPSTYFINRHGIITEVVIGGPMSEALLRTRIEEALK comes from the coding sequence ATGACCAGATTCCAACGCATTATCTTATATCTCCTTCTTCTCATCGCAGGCGGATCGTGGATCGTCCTGTCGGCTGAGACCGGGACATTCGCAGCCAGCGCGCCCGCTCCACAAAAAGGATTCATGGCGCCCGATTTCTCACTCAAAACGCCGACCGGCGAGACCTACACGCTCTCGGAATTGAAGGGGCTGGCTGTGCTGGTCAACTTGTGGGCGACGTGGTGTCCGCCCTGCCGCGCGGAAATGCCCGCCATCGAAAAAATGTACAATGAATACAAGGAGCAGGGCTTCATCGTGCTGGCGGTCAACAGTACTGTTCAGGATAACCCGCTGGCGATCACGCCCTTCACAGACGAATACAACCTGACCTTCCCCATCCTGCTCGACGAATTGGGCGAAGTCAGCCGCGCTTATCAAGTGCGTTCCCTGCCATCCACTTATTTCATCAACCGCCACGGCATCATCACCGAGGTCGTCATTGGCGGACCGATGTCCGAGGCGTTGCTGCGCACGCGCATCGAAGAGGCGTTGAAATAA
- a CDS encoding prolipoprotein diacylglyceryl transferase yields MLELFRDLFAPPRHMILLVIAAWLGLTLAEKRTEHHGISKDDLNNITFYALIAFVVGGRLTHVLQNISAFMKSPLGIVSINPDLFDPFGGLAIAAITALIYGQRKQLAFWNTLDALTPFFAVVVLGLGLSHLAAGTSFGKPTDLPWGIDLWNAVRHPTQIYEVLASLLILCLLWFLKPNPRPGMSFLIFAALTSLSQLIIQAFRGDSTLLAGGLRQGQVIAWVVLAVCFVLIEARLAENKREQEQAS; encoded by the coding sequence ATGCTCGAACTATTCCGCGATCTCTTCGCCCCGCCCCGCCATATGATCCTGCTCGTCATTGCCGCCTGGCTGGGTCTCACGCTCGCCGAAAAACGGACGGAACATCACGGCATCAGCAAGGATGACCTCAACAACATCACGTTCTACGCATTGATCGCCTTCGTCGTCGGCGGGCGGCTTACCCACGTCCTGCAAAACATCTCCGCTTTCATGAAAAGTCCGCTCGGCATCGTCTCGATCAACCCGGACCTCTTCGACCCGTTCGGCGGTCTCGCCATTGCCGCCATCACCGCGTTGATCTACGGTCAGCGGAAACAACTGGCGTTCTGGAACACACTTGACGCACTGACCCCTTTCTTCGCCGTGGTTGTGCTCGGATTGGGATTGAGTCATCTCGCAGCAGGGACATCCTTCGGAAAGCCGACTGACCTGCCTTGGGGAATCGACCTTTGGAATGCCGTCCGCCACCCAACCCAGATCTACGAAGTTCTCGCATCGCTTCTAATCCTGTGCCTGCTCTGGTTCCTAAAGCCGAATCCACGCCCGGGCATGTCCTTCCTGATCTTCGCCGCACTGACGTCGCTGTCGCAGCTCATCATCCAAGCCTTTCGCGGCGACAGCACCCTGCTCGCCGGAGGTCTGCGTCAGGGACAGGTCATTGCCTGGGTCGTGCTGGCAGTTTGCTTTGTCCTGATCGAAGCGAGACTTGCGGAAAATAAAAGAGAGCAGGAACAAGCTTCCTGA
- a CDS encoding helix-turn-helix domain-containing protein, whose protein sequence is MESFIREASSVDVANRLRELREGRGISMRQLATQSGLSANALSMIERGKTSPSVSTLYKLADALGVSITAFFGAESEKKQIVFLKSDERTRMSFTRGVFEALGGENFAGRVEPFMLTMESGASCGPHDIVHSGHEFVFCLRGQMDYYVEKDLFHLEAGDSLLFASKLRHRWRNPSGNVTTALIIISGFAEGEQPHVMHMKKGK, encoded by the coding sequence ATGGAATCATTTATCCGCGAGGCGTCATCGGTGGATGTGGCAAATCGCCTGCGCGAACTGCGCGAAGGGCGGGGGATCTCGATGCGCCAGCTTGCCACACAAAGCGGTCTTTCGGCGAATGCGCTTTCGATGATCGAGCGCGGCAAGACGTCGCCCTCGGTCAGTACGTTGTATAAACTGGCAGATGCGTTGGGGGTTTCGATCACGGCGTTCTTCGGCGCGGAGAGCGAAAAGAAGCAGATCGTGTTCTTGAAATCGGATGAGCGTACGCGGATGTCGTTCACGCGCGGGGTGTTCGAAGCGCTGGGAGGCGAAAACTTTGCAGGACGGGTGGAGCCTTTCATGCTGACGATGGAAAGCGGCGCCTCGTGCGGTCCGCATGATATCGTCCATTCAGGGCATGAGTTCGTCTTCTGCCTGCGGGGCCAGATGGATTATTACGTGGAGAAGGACTTGTTCCATCTCGAAGCGGGGGACAGCCTGTTGTTCGCCTCCAAACTCCGCCATCGCTGGCGCAACCCCAGCGGCAATGTCACCACCGCGTTGATCATCATTTCGGGCTTTGCCGAAGGCGAGCAGCCGCATGTGATGCATATGAAGAAAGGGAAGTAG
- a CDS encoding metalloregulator ArsR/SmtB family transcription factor: protein MVNPTLQQEIMQLEANFCAALSDPNRLLILYSLNESPRNVTELANEVNLNQPTASRHLKILRDRGLVTTVRAGTTITYQLSDPRLIQALDIMRSIMRDRLAYQASLINETAQENV from the coding sequence ATGGTCAACCCAACACTCCAACAGGAAATCATGCAGCTCGAAGCCAACTTCTGCGCGGCTCTCTCCGACCCGAACCGGCTTCTCATTCTCTACTCGCTCAACGAATCGCCCCGCAACGTCACCGAACTGGCAAACGAGGTCAACTTGAACCAACCCACCGCATCGCGCCATCTCAAGATCCTGCGTGATCGCGGTCTGGTCACCACCGTCCGCGCGGGCACCACCATCACCTATCAACTTTCCGACCCGAGGCTTATTCAGGCATTGGACATCATGCGCAGCATCATGCGCGACCGCCTCGCATATCAAGCCAGCCTGATCAACGAAACCGCACAGGAGAATGTATGA
- a CDS encoding tetrathionate reductase family octaheme c-type cytochrome, protein MKKRIPSWTLGLLGILLLILVPILYFLPRAQKANDPAAYLPIKPVHVDHSDIVKGEFETGQDVTRACLECHADAATQVMATTHWTWESKEFNVPWRDEPVTIGKANQINNFCISAQGNQKRCMTCHVGYGWEEFEEYDFSAQENVDCLACHADMGVYLKGEYGDPAEGVDLLAAARSVRAPTRDNCGTCHFDGGGGNGVKHGDLDESLYFPNEALDVHMGGEHNMACTDCHWTKDHQILGRLLTDNYTIPDEEQVSCEQCHVNQQHGDERIDTHLAAVACQTCHIPALALEDPTKIAWDWSQAGQEGREDDHFTYLKIKGEFTYERNFTPTYLWYNGNNEYRYLLGDPINADGITYMNKPAGSIQDSTAKIYPFKLHIAKQPYDIIYNYLLAPITAGEDGFWTTFDWNSGFQLAEERMGLPYSGQYGFAETYMYWPTTHMVQTSDKALQCDSCHGENGRLDWEALGYSGDPIKWGGR, encoded by the coding sequence ATGAAAAAACGCATCCCTTCCTGGACGTTGGGCTTGCTCGGCATCTTATTGCTGATCCTTGTCCCGATCCTTTACTTCCTCCCCCGCGCCCAAAAAGCAAATGACCCCGCGGCGTATCTGCCCATCAAACCCGTCCACGTGGACCACAGCGACATTGTCAAAGGTGAATTCGAAACCGGGCAGGACGTCACCCGCGCCTGCCTCGAATGCCACGCGGATGCCGCGACTCAAGTGATGGCAACCACCCATTGGACATGGGAATCCAAAGAGTTCAACGTCCCCTGGCGTGATGAACCCGTCACCATCGGCAAAGCCAACCAGATCAACAACTTCTGCATCAGCGCGCAGGGCAACCAAAAGAGATGCATGACCTGCCATGTCGGCTACGGCTGGGAGGAATTTGAAGAGTACGATTTCAGCGCGCAGGAAAACGTGGACTGCCTCGCCTGCCATGCTGACATGGGCGTATATCTCAAAGGCGAATATGGCGACCCTGCCGAAGGCGTTGACCTGCTCGCCGCGGCACGCTCCGTCCGCGCACCCACCCGCGACAACTGCGGCACCTGTCACTTCGACGGCGGCGGCGGCAACGGCGTCAAACACGGCGACCTTGACGAAAGCCTGTACTTTCCCAACGAAGCGCTCGACGTCCACATGGGCGGCGAACACAACATGGCCTGTACCGACTGCCATTGGACAAAAGACCACCAGATCCTCGGGCGCCTGCTGACCGACAACTACACCATCCCCGATGAAGAACAAGTCTCATGCGAGCAATGCCATGTGAACCAACAGCACGGTGACGAACGCATCGACACCCATCTCGCCGCGGTTGCCTGCCAAACCTGCCACATCCCCGCGCTCGCGCTCGAAGACCCGACCAAGATCGCATGGGACTGGTCACAGGCGGGTCAGGAAGGACGCGAAGACGACCACTTCACCTACCTCAAGATCAAAGGCGAATTCACCTACGAACGCAACTTCACGCCGACCTATCTTTGGTATAACGGGAATAACGAATACCGTTACCTGCTCGGTGATCCCATCAACGCGGACGGCATCACCTATATGAACAAACCGGCGGGCAGCATTCAGGACTCAACCGCAAAGATCTACCCGTTCAAACTGCACATCGCCAAACAACCCTACGACATCATCTACAACTACCTGCTCGCTCCCATCACCGCCGGTGAGGACGGCTTCTGGACCACCTTCGACTGGAACAGCGGCTTCCAACTTGCCGAAGAACGCATGGGCTTGCCGTACAGCGGTCAATACGGCTTTGCAGAAACCTACATGTATTGGCCCACCACCCACATGGTACAGACTTCCGACAAGGCTCTGCAATGCGATTCCTGCCACGGTGAGAACGGACGGCTTGACTGGGAAGCCCTCGGCTACTCCGGCGATCCCATCAAATGGGGCGGGAGATAA